In a genomic window of Shouchella clausii:
- a CDS encoding response regulator transcription factor: MRVLLVDDEPLIVEGLQRLIKWEEIGCEVIGTALDGNEALARYSELPCDLVITDICMHQCDGLELIRQWKNIQPSTRWVVLSGFQDFEYVQSGLKLGIENYLLKPVDDRELVATIAQVKRKREHEQKEQVAALILRDNAIWRYLTGEMGRQQYEERMQLYRQRQSSFFRQLHVLAVPAIPHLDDQAIQRFQQQAEAVIAPGVCCRTPENDFLLLTNTAVTEKTIASIIALVDDLFAVPFLLVKGEWEHKSLSQLTRTLDVASAFKTKRALFNQTEIVTQKEAVRFLQQVPAESRVHYSRLQKHLTHGEVQEAKAWAQAAIVGNGIDGEAARRIAAEVILVTEQMGSERSGIADMQQLFQAPILSELLDIVNGLIEHKAAELQKKQEVSHVVLQEALAYVDEHVASDLSLKQLGQRFFINPIYLGQLFQREMGVSFSEYINQKRIALAKQLLTETRRKAGEIAKDVGYGDATYFYKQFKKKVGVTPNEFRHVVRLSENP, encoded by the coding sequence ATGAGAGTCCTGCTTGTTGATGATGAACCATTAATTGTTGAAGGATTACAACGTTTAATTAAGTGGGAGGAAATCGGCTGTGAAGTCATTGGCACAGCGCTTGATGGAAACGAGGCACTTGCCCGCTACAGCGAGCTCCCGTGCGACCTTGTTATTACCGATATTTGTATGCACCAATGTGACGGGTTAGAATTGATCAGGCAATGGAAGAACATCCAGCCTTCTACGCGATGGGTGGTGTTGTCTGGTTTCCAGGACTTTGAGTATGTCCAGAGCGGATTAAAGCTAGGGATTGAAAACTATTTGCTTAAACCGGTTGATGACCGTGAATTAGTGGCGACCATAGCACAAGTAAAGCGGAAACGGGAGCACGAGCAGAAAGAGCAAGTGGCTGCGCTCATTTTGCGCGATAACGCTATATGGCGCTATTTAACGGGAGAGATGGGAAGGCAGCAATACGAAGAACGGATGCAGTTGTATCGTCAACGCCAAAGCTCTTTTTTTAGGCAGCTACATGTACTTGCGGTTCCAGCCATCCCCCACTTGGACGATCAAGCCATCCAGCGTTTTCAACAGCAAGCAGAAGCGGTCATTGCTCCAGGTGTTTGCTGCCGGACACCGGAAAATGATTTTTTGCTTCTTACAAACACAGCAGTGACAGAGAAAACCATCGCTTCAATCATTGCTCTAGTCGACGACCTGTTCGCGGTTCCTTTTCTGCTTGTGAAAGGAGAGTGGGAACACAAAAGCTTGTCCCAGTTAACGAGAACATTGGATGTCGCCTCTGCATTTAAAACGAAACGCGCATTGTTTAACCAAACGGAAATCGTCACACAAAAGGAAGCGGTGCGGTTTTTGCAACAAGTGCCTGCTGAGAGCCGCGTCCACTATTCTCGTTTGCAAAAGCATTTAACGCACGGGGAGGTTCAAGAGGCGAAAGCATGGGCACAAGCGGCCATTGTCGGAAACGGCATCGATGGGGAGGCGGCCAGGCGAATCGCCGCAGAGGTGATATTAGTAACCGAACAAATGGGAAGTGAGCGTTCAGGCATAGCTGACATGCAACAATTATTCCAAGCGCCTATTCTTTCAGAGCTGCTAGACATCGTCAATGGCCTGATTGAACACAAAGCTGCCGAGTTGCAAAAAAAGCAGGAAGTCAGCCACGTCGTATTGCAAGAAGCGCTAGCCTACGTGGACGAGCATGTCGCATCCGATTTATCGCTCAAGCAATTGGGACAGCGCTTTTTTATAAACCCAATCTATTTAGGGCAACTGTTTCAACGGGAAATGGGGGTAAGTTTCTCTGAATACATCAACCAGAAAAGGATTGCACTGGCTAAGCAGCTACTAACCGAGACTAGGCGGAAAGCAGGGGAAATTGCAAAAGATGTCGGTTACGGGGATGCTACTTATTTTTACAAGCAATTTAAAAAGAAAGTCGGGGTAACCCCTAATGAATTTAGGCATGTTGTACGGCTAAGTGAAAACCCTTAA